From Rutidosis leptorrhynchoides isolate AG116_Rl617_1_P2 chromosome 3, CSIRO_AGI_Rlap_v1, whole genome shotgun sequence, a single genomic window includes:
- the LOC139897809 gene encoding uncharacterized protein isoform X1: MAKNHSDSTDDDRDRLRSSSKNRHPHHHHHHKSKRKSEDLPEPESNVSSGSDHEIKGSRGHKKEKTLISRKNSRRSYSDDEESDSDSDSESESETGSSEYSSDDSEEEERRRRRRKRKRREERERKRKREKEKKRKKRKGRDDDDGDDDDDKKKKKKKKKQKKKDKKKEKMKVGAVTDSWGKYGIIRETDMWNKRPEFTAWLAEVKQVNLESMPNWEEKQMFKQFMEDHNTATFPSKKYYSLDAYHRKKIEKAIKKGSTKAAKSERVVFNDEEQRRLELQQEREKQKEAEVEALKRSMQSGMAQAMREQAILREEMNYLFKIGNVEAATAIQRRLDPDLPM; this comes from the exons ATGGCGAAGAACCACAGTGATTCTACAGATGACGATAGAGATAGACTTCGTTCTTCTTCTAAAAAccgtcatcctcatcatcatcatcatcacaaatCCAAACGGAAATCCGAAGACTTACCCGAACCCGAGTCCAACGTTTCATCCGGATCCGATCACGAAATCAAAGGTAGCCGTGGGCACAAAAAGGAAAAAACCCTAATTTCCAGAAAAAATTCACGACGGAGTTACTCTGACGACGAAGAATCGGATTCCGATTCCGATTCAGAATCCGAGTCCGAGACAGGGAGTTCGGAGTATTCTTCCGACGATAGTGAGGAGGAGGAGCGACGGCGGAGGAGGAGGAAAAGGAAGAGAAGGGAAGAGAGAGAAAGGaaaagaaagagagagaaagaaaagaagagaaaaaaaaggaaaggaagagatgatgatgatggtgatgatgatgatgataagaaaaagaaaaagaagaagaagaagcagaaAAAGAAGGATAAGAAGAAAGAAAAAATGAAAGTTGGTGCTGTTACTGATTCATGGGGGAAATATGGGATCATTAGAGAAACTGATATGTG GAACAAGCGCCCAGAGTTCACTGCATGGCTCGCCGAAGTGAAACAG GTGAACCTTGAAAGTATGCCGAATTGGGAAGAGAAACAGATGTTCAAACA GTTCATGGAGGACCATAACACAGCTACTTTTCCTTCCAAAAA ATACTATAGCCTTGATGCTTATCACCGAAAGAAAATTGAGAAGGCCATAAAAAAGGGCTCCACGAAAGCTGCAAAATCAGAACGTGTTGTGTTTAATGATGAAGAGCAACGGCG ACTTGAGTTGCAGCAAGAACGTGAGAAACAGAAGGAAGCAGAAGTAGAAGCGCTGAAACGCTCTATGCAAAGTGGAATG GCACAAGCAATGAGAGAACAAGCTATACTGAGAGAAGAAATGAATTACTTGTTCAAAATTGGCAATGTTGAG GCAGCGACCGCTATCCAAAGACGATTGGATCCTGATCTTCCTATGTGA
- the LOC139897809 gene encoding uncharacterized protein isoform X2 has product MAKNHSDSTDDDRDRLRSSSKNRHPHHHHHHKSKRKSEDLPEPESNVSSGSDHEIKGSRGHKKEKTLISRKNSRRSYSDDEESDSDSDSESESETGSSEYSSDDSEEEERRRRRRKRKRREERERKRKREKEKKRKKRKGRDDDDGDDDDDKKKKKKKKKQKKKDKKKEKMKVGAVTDSWGKYGIIRETDMWNKRPEFTAWLAEVKQVNLESMPNWEEKQMFKQFMEDHNTATFPSKKYYSLDAYHRKKIEKAIKKGSTKAAKSERVVFNDEEQRRIIFSFYGLNNVCSVF; this is encoded by the exons ATGGCGAAGAACCACAGTGATTCTACAGATGACGATAGAGATAGACTTCGTTCTTCTTCTAAAAAccgtcatcctcatcatcatcatcatcacaaatCCAAACGGAAATCCGAAGACTTACCCGAACCCGAGTCCAACGTTTCATCCGGATCCGATCACGAAATCAAAGGTAGCCGTGGGCACAAAAAGGAAAAAACCCTAATTTCCAGAAAAAATTCACGACGGAGTTACTCTGACGACGAAGAATCGGATTCCGATTCCGATTCAGAATCCGAGTCCGAGACAGGGAGTTCGGAGTATTCTTCCGACGATAGTGAGGAGGAGGAGCGACGGCGGAGGAGGAGGAAAAGGAAGAGAAGGGAAGAGAGAGAAAGGaaaagaaagagagagaaagaaaagaagagaaaaaaaaggaaaggaagagatgatgatgatggtgatgatgatgatgataagaaaaagaaaaagaagaagaagaagcagaaAAAGAAGGATAAGAAGAAAGAAAAAATGAAAGTTGGTGCTGTTACTGATTCATGGGGGAAATATGGGATCATTAGAGAAACTGATATGTG GAACAAGCGCCCAGAGTTCACTGCATGGCTCGCCGAAGTGAAACAG GTGAACCTTGAAAGTATGCCGAATTGGGAAGAGAAACAGATGTTCAAACA GTTCATGGAGGACCATAACACAGCTACTTTTCCTTCCAAAAA ATACTATAGCCTTGATGCTTATCACCGAAAGAAAATTGAGAAGGCCATAAAAAAGGGCTCCACGAAAGCTGCAAAATCAGAACGTGTTGTGTTTAATGATGAAGAGCAACGGCG AATTATTTTTTCCTTTTATGGATTAAATAATGTATGCTCTGTATTTTAG